One Silene latifolia isolate original U9 population chromosome 4, ASM4854445v1, whole genome shotgun sequence DNA segment encodes these proteins:
- the LOC141653217 gene encoding glutathione S-transferase U9 codes for MEEEKEVRVHGMWASTYSKRVELALKIKGIPYEYVEEDLMNKSQALLEYNPIHKKIPILVHNGKPIVESLVILEYIDEVWPDHAPKLLPQDPFQRARVRFWAGFLQNQLLESVLKLFKSSEEEQEKALDELHEKMTIMEQEMGDLIPKDVSSIQIKSLGLLDIQVISTLGAYKAQEQVLGVKVLDPHKHSLIYAWVNAMMDLPMIKESTPPHDDIVNLLHMIFKVPPSV; via the exons ATGGAAGAGGAAAAGGAAGTAAGGGTCCATGGAATGTGGGCAAGTACATACTCAAAGAGGGTAGAATTAGCCCTAAAGATTAAGGGAATACCTTATGAGTATGTTGAAGAGGACTTGATGAACAAAAGCCAAGCCTTGCTTGAATACAACCCAATTCACAAGAAGATCCCAATTCTTGTACACAATGGAAAACCTATTGTTGAATCCCTTGTTATACTCGAATATATCGACGAGGTGTGGCCGGATCACGCTCCAAAGCTTCTTCCTCAAGATCCGTTTCAACGAGCTAGGGTTCGGTTCTGGGCCGGATTCTTACAAAACCAG CTGCTAGAAAGTGTATTAAAACTGTTCAAGAGTAGTGAAGAAGAACAAGAAAAGGCTCTAGATGAATTGCACGAGAAAATGACGATTATGGAGCAAGAAATGGGTGATTTAATACCGAAGGATGTTTCTTCAATACAAATCAAGAGTTTAGGGCTCCTTGACATCCAAGTAATCTCTACTTTGGGTGCTtataaagctcaagaacaagttttAGGAGTCAAGGTTTTGGACCCACATAAGCATTCTCTTATATATGCATGGGTTAATGCTATGATGGACCTCCCTATGATCAAAGAAAGTACTCCTCCTCATGATGATATTGTCAACCTTCTTCACATGATTTTTAAAGTTCCTCCATCAGTTTGA